The DNA window CAGCGCCACGGCCACCGCGCCGAGCACGACGAACAGCGTCAGGCTGGTGTTGACAGTGGCGTCGATCTTCTCGGGGGTGAGCGGCTGCTTCTGCCCGCGCAGCATGTCGCGGGCGTCGTTGGCGAGCCGGTCGCGGGAGCCGAACACGGCGATGGCGGACACCGCGGACAGCGCCGCGCCGACATACATGAGGTAGACCGCGATCTGGACGACCCGGGGACGCTCCGTCGGCCGCGCGGACGCGTCCTCCTCGGCGCGTGGCCAGCTGGGCATCGGAGGGATCCCGGACATGCCCGAGGTCCCGGACGTGCCCGAGGTCCCGGACGTGCCAGAGGTCCCGGACGTGCCGGGCCCGGGTGAGTGCGTCTCGCTCATGCGGACCTCCTGGTCGTGTGTCCCCATCCTCGCCGACACCTGTTCGCGTACCGACTGCCACCTTGCCATCGGCAAGGGTCGCGGCGCGCGACCGACCCCGGACGGCATCCCGCTCACACCGGCCGGGGTAGGCGGCCGGGGCCGCCGGCGGCGGTCGCCGGTGCGTTCCGGCGGTGTTCTCGCAGTGTTCCGGCAGTAAGGTCGGTGACCGTGACGCACCCACGGATGGCCGCTCGCCTGCAGGGGCTCGGGACGACGATCTTCGCAGAGATGTCGGCGCTCGCGCTGCGAACCTCCTCGATCAACCTCGGCCAGGGTTTCCCCGACACCGACGGCCCGACCCCGATGCTGGACGCCGCGGTCGACGCGATCCGGTCCGGCGAGCACAACCAGTACCCACCGGGCATCGGCATCGCCGCCCTGCGCGAGGCGGTGTCCGCGCACCAGCGCCGCTTCTACGGCCTGGAGTACGACCCCGACACCGAGGTGCTCGTCACCGCGGGCGCGACCGAGGCGATCGCGGCCGCGTTGCTGGCCCTGGTCGAGCCGGGCGACGAGGTGGTCGCACTGGAGCCGTACTACGACTCCTACGCGGCCGGGATCGCGATGGCCGGCGGCCGGCGCGTGCCGGTCACGTTGCGGGCGCCGGACTTCCGGCTGGACGTCGACGCGCTGCGCGCCGCGGTCACCTCGCGCACCAAGCTGCTGCTCGTCAACTCACCACACAACCCGACCGGCACCGTGCTCACCGCGGACGAGCTGGCCGCGATCGCCGAGCTGGCCGTCGAGCGCGACCTGCTGGTGGTGACCGACGAGGTGTACGAGCACCTGTCCTACGACGGCGCGCCGCACATCCCACTCGCCACGTACCCCGGTATGCGCGAGCGCACCGTGACCATCTCCAGCGCCGGGAAGACGTTCGCCGTCACCGGCTGGAAGATCGGCTGGGTCTGTGCCACATCGCCGCTGGTGGCCGCGGTGCGCACCGCCAAGCAGTTCCTCACCTACGTCTCCGGCGGGCCGTTCCAGCCGGCGGTCGCGCAGGCGCTGGCGTTCGGCGACGACTACTACGACGGCCTGCGGTCGTCCCTGCAGGGCAAGCGGGACCTGCTCAGCGAAGGTCTGTCCTCGCTCGGGCTGGACGTGTTCGTCCCGGGTGGGACGTACTTCGTCACCACCGACGTACGCCCCCTCGGCTACGACGACGGCGTGGAGTTCTGCCGGATGCTGCCCGAACGCTGCGGCGTGGTCGCCATCCCGCACGAGGTGTTCTACGACGACAAGCAGGCCGGGCGCCCTCTGGTGCGCTGGGCGTTCTGCAAGCGGGACGAGGTGTTGTCCGAAGCGGTCGAACGCCTGCGGTCCGGGCTGAGCGGCAGGCGGCGGTAGCGGGCTGGCCCAGCACGTGCCCTATCCGGCCGGGCCGTCGGCGTACAGGCGGGTGACCTCGGCGGCGCTGCGCACCATCAGGTCGCGCAGCTCCGGCGGCTCCAGCACCTCCAGGTCCGGCCCGAACCGGAAGAACTCCATCCGCGCATGGGTGGGCGTCTCGATCGGCAGCGTCGCCCGCACCCAGCCGTGCTCGTCCGGCGGCCCGGCGGTCTCCCGCAGCGCC is part of the Actinopolymorpha sp. NPDC004070 genome and encodes:
- a CDS encoding pyridoxal phosphate-dependent aminotransferase, whose amino-acid sequence is MAARLQGLGTTIFAEMSALALRTSSINLGQGFPDTDGPTPMLDAAVDAIRSGEHNQYPPGIGIAALREAVSAHQRRFYGLEYDPDTEVLVTAGATEAIAAALLALVEPGDEVVALEPYYDSYAAGIAMAGGRRVPVTLRAPDFRLDVDALRAAVTSRTKLLLVNSPHNPTGTVLTADELAAIAELAVERDLLVVTDEVYEHLSYDGAPHIPLATYPGMRERTVTISSAGKTFAVTGWKIGWVCATSPLVAAVRTAKQFLTYVSGGPFQPAVAQALAFGDDYYDGLRSSLQGKRDLLSEGLSSLGLDVFVPGGTYFVTTDVRPLGYDDGVEFCRMLPERCGVVAIPHEVFYDDKQAGRPLVRWAFCKRDEVLSEAVERLRSGLSGRRR